Part of the Paenibacillus guangzhouensis genome is shown below.
CCGTTCCCATATCTTTCGCATCCGCCTCGAGCTTCACAGGCCCTTTCGTCGGCACCACGCCGCCAACGATAAAGCGGTCCACATGCGAGTAGACAAGATTCAATTGTCCTGGTGTAAATAATGTCTCAATCAAGAACTCTTGACGCAGACGGTCTGTATCAAACTGTTTTACTTCATTCGGGTGGGATGCATAACGAACTTCCATCATGATCAACTCCAATTCGTAGTATTTGCGTTCATTATAGTTCATTTGTTCGTTTATGTATATACAAATTTATATAAATGAACCTAAATGAACGAAACATGCACCTCCATTGTTTTCATATACGTTGAAAGCTAGGATATAGGTGATAATGAGGAAATGAAGCTTGCTGTCGTGTTTTTTTCAGGTACCGAACGCAAATTCTCAGAAAGCCAGGTGATGAATGATGGTGATCTTGAAAAATGTTAACCTCGCGCTTGCATTTCTCTTGGAGCTCTGCGCGCTTGCCGCTCTAGGTTATTGGGGGTTCACACGACCTGCCGGATGGCTCGTAAAAATCATCTTAGGGATTGGAACACCCGTCATGACGGCTTTTGTATGGGGCTTGTTCGTTGCGCCAAAAGCGACATACGTCCTGCCTGTCGTCTACAAGGAGATAATAGCCTTTGCGGTATTCGCCATCGCTGCGTTCGCTTTATACGCAGCAGGCAGATCGGAATGGGCACTATGGTTCGCCATTCTCGTTATTGGGAATCGCGTATTGATGTATGTGTGGAAGAATTAGGGATTGAGACATGTAAGCTTGGGAGCCACCTGATTAGGTGGTTTTTTTGTTGCGGTGTAGCATCTGGGGCAACGTGTCGGTTGAGGTCCGAAAGTAGATATTGATAAGATAGGAGCCAAAATAGGATGATCGCATTCCTATACTGGATTTTTGCAGGAAATTTGGAGTAATATGCGGCGATCGAGCTTCTACAGTGGATTTTTACAGGAACTTAGGCGGAGTATGATAGAATTGCGCGTTTTCGGGCTCGAGATGTTGCAATACTACAGGATAGCGCGGAGATTACGCGGAAATGAAGGGGTTATCTTTCAAATATACAGGATAGCTAGTTAAACTGACGCTACCATAAACACAGCATTCAATATACATATAAAGCCACCATCGGGTGGCTTTTCTCAGCTACGGGTGATGGGAAACTCCCTCAGTCTCGTCAGCCTCCAATATCGGCTGCCTCGAACAGCTTCGGGACGCTCGTCTGTTCGTGAGATCGTGCCGTTCGCACGATCTCACTAACAGACGGTCGAACCCATCCCGTGGCTTCGCTTCCCACACAGCCGCTCCAGTAAACTAAAAAAGCCACCCAATGGGTGGCTGTTTGTTATTATACTGGAGCGGGTGATGGGAATCGAACCCACGCTATTAGCTTGGAAGGCTAAAGTTCTACCATTGAACTACACCCGCGCGACCTTTAAAAAAAGATTAATGGTCGGGACGACACGATTTGAACATGCGACCCCCTGGTCCCAAACCAGGTGCTCTACCAAGCTGAGCTACGTCCCGATGCTGCGGTGCTTCTAGTATGTCACCATTGCGGCGACAAGTAATAATATATCACGGTTATTTATTCTTTGCAATAGTTTTTTTAAAAAATAAATTAAGAACGGCCTTCATCATAAAATGAGGCCGTTCTCAATCGCATAACGTGTCAACTGAACACGATTCTCCAAATGCAGCTTCTGCAATATATTTTTGAGATGGTTCTTCACAGTATGCTCCGAAATCTTGAGCACCTCGGCCACCTCGCGATTCGACTCGCCTTTCGCGACCCGCTCCAAGATTTCTTTCTCCCTCGCGGTCAACGGATTCATGGCGGCCTCAGGCTTCAGCTCCCGTGGTTGAAACTCCTGAAGCAATCGGAATGCCAATTCCTTCGACATCGGCGCCTCATCGATCGCGATCGCTCGCAAATACTCGTGCCATGCCGACGGCTTCAAGTTTTTGAGCAGATACCCTTGCGCTCCCCGCTTCAAGGCCTCGAAAAGATGCGTAATATCGTCCGAGACCGTGACCATCACGATTTTGACATAGGGATATGCCGCTTTGATATGTTTGGTCGCCTGCAGCCCGTCCATCTCCGGCATCGAAATATCCATCAAGATCAAGTCCGGCATATATTGCGCGGTCATTTCGATCGCCTCTAGTCCATTCTTGGCTTCGGCAACGACCTCGAACTCCGGATCAATCGAGAGAATATCCCGCATGCCTTCGCGACCATGCGCATGGTCGTCCACAATCAACACACGAAACGCCTTCATACGGCATCCCCCTTCCCTTTCTGAATCCGAACAACGGTAAATCCTTCTTCTCGTATGAACTCCAGCACCCAGCCCATTTGTCCTGCTCGATCCTTCATCATCTGAAGTCCATATTTTCCTTTCCCCTTCAACTCGAAGGGATAATCCTCGAATCCACGACCATTGTCTTTCAGCTCGCATCGAAACCCGTCGCTTGTCGATTGGCCGGTTAACCATACCCGCGTCGCTTGCGCATGCTTCTGCACATTCATAAGCGCCTCCCGCAGACAAGCGAACAGCTCAATTTTCTCCTTGGCAGAGAGCGGGTCTTCCGACAGCTGCCATTGGAGGCGGACCTCGATCCCCGTCTCGCGCTTGAACTCTTCGATCATCGTGAGGAGCGACTGCGACCATGGAAGATCCGCTGCTTCCGGCTCGGTCTGCAGATTACCGATTGCTTGTCTAACATCTTCATAGACATAGCGCACCTTCTCGCGAAGCTTGTCCAATTTATCGTTGCGTTCCTCGTCGGATTTCGCCATCTCCAATTGATCGAGCTTCACGGACAGCATGAACAGCGACTGCGAAATCCCGTCGTGCAGCTCGCGCGCAAGCTTCTCTCGTTCTTGCAGCGCGGCCTTTACCATCCGCTCTTCATTCAGCTTCTCCTGCGTTTCCTCCATCTTCTTAAACAAGCCGCGCATCATCGTAATCGTCACTAGAAATACGATCACCGTGGCGAGCAAATTCCCGAGGTCCATCGAGATATAAGGCAGCAAGAACGTATGCCGCGCATACTCCCAAAGCCCAATCGTTACGGTCGGGATGCAAAGAATCATCCATTTAAGCGATTTATAAGACATTATGCCTCATATCCTTTATTCGTTGTTGCCGCGATCCGCCTAACCGTACAGGTACACGAGCCGAGCTGCCCCGACAATCCCTGCGTGATCCCCGAGCTGCGCCGGAACGATCGGAACCGTCTCCGAATCCCGATACACCTGCATCACGTTGGCATATACCTTGGATCGTATCCGCTCGAATAGAAAATCACCCTGTGAGGTAATCGCGCCCCCAATAATCATCGCCGAAGGATTGAAAATATTCAAGAGGTTCGCAAGACCAACAGCGACAAATCCCGCATAATTGTCAATGATGTCATGCGCTGCAGCATCGCCTTGGCGAGCAGCCTCGAACAACAGCTCCGGCTTAACGAAATCAGGACCTCCCTGCTCCGCAGCGGCCTTTATCTGCCGAATCAACGCTGTGACCGAAGCGTATTGTTCCCAACATCCCGCACTACCACAGTTGCACGGCACGCCGCCATGAACGATCACTTGATGCCCTACTTCGCCCGCATAACCATCCCGGCCTCGGAAGGGTTGCTTATTCAAGATGACACAACCTCCGACGCCGGTGCCAAGCGTAACGCATACGAAATCATTCCATGCCTGGCCTGCCCCAATCCAGGCTTCCCCAAGCGCAGCAGCGTTTACGTCATTGTCCACAACGGCCGGCAGTCTCGAGACCTCACTAACCCATGCAGCCGACAGCATATCCGCCCATCCTGGCAAATTGCCCGTCGCTCCCGTGACACGTCCTGTACGGTGCTGTACCTGTCCAGCGGTCCCAACGCCCACCCCTAACAGTTGAACCTCTATCTCACCTGCCTTGGCGATCAATGATTGAATCATCTCCCGCAAGCGATCCCTTAACGACGAAGAACCGCTTGCTGCTTCTGTTGGCATGCGATCCGTATAGACGATCTCGCCGTTATCCAGGACGATGCCTGCCTTTACATTTGTACCTCCAATATCAATTCCGATTGAGCCTCTCCGCATCTCATTATTCCCCTTCAGCGCCTCAAATTAGTATAGTTTATCCATAACCGCCTTCGCCGTCCGTTCCACCGCACGGTTCGTCTGTTCCTTGTGCTGCATCGAAGTTGCTGTCGTTAGAATATCCAGTACATGAATTTGCGTGATTTTCGACTTGAACGCTCCGCCTTCGAGCGGATTTTCCTTGGTATACGAGAGCAATACCGCATCGGCATATTGCGTAATCGGCGATTTCGCATGACTCGTTAAACAGATGAAATAAGCCCCATTTTCCTTCGCGCTTCGAACGGTATCTACTACATCCTTGGTGCTCCCAGAAGTCGATACCGCAAACAATACATCATTCGGCCGCATTAATGTTGCCGCCATCGCCATCACATGCGAATCGGTGATACATTCCGTATTGAAACCAAGGCGCATGAATCGGTACTTTGCATCCTCCGCCGTGAACGCAGATGACCCAACCCCAATAAAATAGATTTTACCTGCCCGCTGCATCGCATCGATCGCGCGCTGCATTTCCTGGACGTCCAATAACGCGAGGGTATTCTCCAGAAAAGATTTATTCTCCAGCGTAATCTTACTCGCAATAGTCGCGAGCGTGTCATCCGCTTGAATTTCCCCCGCTTCGCTCGATACCCGATGAACCAACTCTTGGGCAAGCGACAACTTAAACTCTTGATAGCCCTGAAAACCGAGCTTGCGGCATAACCGCAGTACAGAGGCGTCCCCCGCTCCCGCTTTTTCCGCCAAAT
Proteins encoded:
- a CDS encoding YrdB family protein is translated as MVILKNVNLALAFLLELCALAALGYWGFTRPAGWLVKIILGIGTPVMTAFVWGLFVAPKATYVLPVVYKEIIAFAVFAIAAFALYAAGRSEWALWFAILVIGNRVLMYVWKN
- a CDS encoding response regulator, coding for MKAFRVLIVDDHAHGREGMRDILSIDPEFEVVAEAKNGLEAIEMTAQYMPDLILMDISMPEMDGLQATKHIKAAYPYVKIVMVTVSDDITHLFEALKRGAQGYLLKNLKPSAWHEYLRAIAIDEAPMSKELAFRLLQEFQPRELKPEAAMNPLTAREKEILERVAKGESNREVAEVLKISEHTVKNHLKNILQKLHLENRVQLTRYAIENGLIL
- a CDS encoding sensor histidine kinase: MSYKSLKWMILCIPTVTIGLWEYARHTFLLPYISMDLGNLLATVIVFLVTITMMRGLFKKMEETQEKLNEERMVKAALQEREKLARELHDGISQSLFMLSVKLDQLEMAKSDEERNDKLDKLREKVRYVYEDVRQAIGNLQTEPEAADLPWSQSLLTMIEEFKRETGIEVRLQWQLSEDPLSAKEKIELFACLREALMNVQKHAQATRVWLTGQSTSDGFRCELKDNGRGFEDYPFELKGKGKYGLQMMKDRAGQMGWVLEFIREEGFTVVRIQKGKGDAV
- a CDS encoding ROK family protein, translating into MRRGSIGIDIGGTNVKAGIVLDNGEIVYTDRMPTEAASGSSSLRDRLREMIQSLIAKAGEIEVQLLGVGVGTAGQVQHRTGRVTGATGNLPGWADMLSAAWVSEVSRLPAVVDNDVNAAALGEAWIGAGQAWNDFVCVTLGTGVGGCVILNKQPFRGRDGYAGEVGHQVIVHGGVPCNCGSAGCWEQYASVTALIRQIKAAAEQGGPDFVKPELLFEAARQGDAAAHDIIDNYAGFVAVGLANLLNIFNPSAMIIGGAITSQGDFLFERIRSKVYANVMQVYRDSETVPIVPAQLGDHAGIVGAARLVYLYG
- a CDS encoding MurR/RpiR family transcriptional regulator, whose product is MNKGIEGSHTLVMMDSMYNSLSRTERKIAEVIQRDPESVVYATLTDLAEKAGAGDASVLRLCRKLGFQGYQEFKLSLAQELVHRVSSEAGEIQADDTLATIASKITLENKSFLENTLALLDVQEMQRAIDAMQRAGKIYFIGVGSSAFTAEDAKYRFMRLGFNTECITDSHVMAMAATLMRPNDVLFAVSTSGSTKDVVDTVRSAKENGAYFICLTSHAKSPITQYADAVLLSYTKENPLEGGAFKSKITQIHVLDILTTATSMQHKEQTNRAVERTAKAVMDKLY